From Medicago truncatula cultivar Jemalong A17 chromosome 7, MtrunA17r5.0-ANR, whole genome shotgun sequence, a single genomic window includes:
- the LOC120576907 gene encoding putative uncharacterized protein DDB_G0290521, producing the protein MTTPPYEKNRLKRVAENHRVIKALNMHRLSQDLHECTSPKSKPSLMSGTSRGRGRGNGLIATRQHISSSETNPTSTPTSSAHLEPNPTPLISPQLEKTPTSTTFTHHQTNPTHTPSAHPQTNLTPLVSPPLKKTPTPITSTHPQTTPLISPSLQKTNQFAPSALPRTRHAPTISQPLQNTSISFPSHFHSQTRHTQTICQYLHNAPASSHSHGQTTPNYCYHGFWFWFHSPSRSSSSFFSVFCDLVLASRFLTFFLSSVIGAGVSRLR; encoded by the exons ATGACGACACCACCATATGAGAAGAATCGACTCAAAAGAGTTGCAGAGAATCATAGAGTGATAAAGGCTCTCAATATGCATCGTCTCTCTCAGGATCTTCACGAATGCACTTCTCCAAAATCAAAACCTTCATTG ATGTCAGGTACAAGCAGAGGCAGGGGAAGAGGTAATGGATTAATTGCAACTCGTCAACATATCTCATCTTCCGAAACTAACCCGACATCTACACCAACCTCGTCTGCTCATCTTGAACCTAACCCAACACCACTCATTTCACCACAATTAGAAAAAACCCCTACATCAACCACATTTACTCATCACCAAACTAACCCAACACATACCCCATCTGCTCATCCCCAAACTAACCTAACACCTCTCGTTTCTccaccattaaaaaaaacacctaCACCAATCACATCTACTCATCCCCAAACTACGCCACTTATATCTCCATCAttacaaaaaacaaatcaatttgCCCCATCCGCTCTTCCCCGTACTAGGCATGCACCTACAATATCTCAACCTTTGCAAAACACCTCTATCTCTTTCCCATCTCATTTTCATTCCCAAACAAGGCATACACAGACCATATGTCAATATTTACATAATGCACCTGCATCATCTCATTCTCATGGCCAAACCACCCCTAActattgttatcatggtttttgg TTCTGGTTTCACAGTCCTTcgcgttcttcttcttctttcttctctgtGTTTTGCGATTTGGTTCTGGCTTCGCGTTTCCTCACGTTTTTCCTCtcctctgtgatcggtgctggagtttctCGCCTCCGGTGA